Sequence from the Ictalurus furcatus strain D&B chromosome 29, Billie_1.0, whole genome shotgun sequence genome:
tgaagCATCAGTGATTTTGATTTGTTAGTTCCTCATCGTAGCCTCGTCTCTTGTCTAACATGAAACGGTTCTTGTTTTCGCACGTTTAAAACagaataatgtattttttttctgtttttgaccCTCCTGCAGCTCTACAatgctgacctttgaccttttaaGTGCTGACCCTGAAGCCGTGAAGGAGCAGCAGAGCATTTTGTGTCGCAGCAGATGGACATACGGACATGAGGAAGAACCGATTCCTGAGGAGAAGAGCAGGACCATACAGCTTGGATGAACGGTTTTAAATCATGCATCATATCTTGTTTATATTCTACATAAAAACGTCTTCTTATTCTGGACAGaagttaaattattattttatttagattttttttagatttaaatcTTATAAATGGAAGATCATGTTTCATTTAATCACTTAGCTTACAAAACCCAATCACTCAGTGCTCCTTTAAACCCCGTCCACACACGGGCCATTCGGGACTGGCTTGGGCTCTGACGCTCTCTGTGACCCCGTGACCTCCACCATGGCCAGTGGGAAAGCATCCATTGGCCTAACAAATGAGAGCCTCGTACCTGAAAGTCCTTCCTCTCCAGAACCTTCTACATCCTGTGTACCAGACCCCAAACACGAACAAAGATCTCACCTGAACCTTTTAACTGAAGCTGCTCCAACtgctcctccacctccacccctgcctcctccacctccacccgAGGCCCTGACCACACCCACTCATCCACACGGCTCGCGCAAGAAACGTCGTGTCCGTAGCTTCTACTGGAAACCCATCCCAGAGGAGAAAGTTCGCGGCAAACCCAACATATGGACGCTGGCGGATAGACAGCAGCACTACCAGATTGACGTGAGGAGCGTGGAAGAGCTGTTTGGCCAGCAGGAGGAGGTGCGCACGCAGAGCGCCAGCCGTAATCCTCGAATAGGAACATGCAGAGGTTCCTTCAAGGAGAGCAAAGAtgaggtgagtgtgtatgtgcctCCTCAACTAAACTGCATTTATTCACATCAGTAtatctaatctatctaatcTATAATCTAATATGGAGGCTGTGGATCAGggggtagagcgggttgtccgctaatcgtagggttggaggttcgattcctggcccatgtgactccacatgccgaagtgtccttgggtaagacactgaaccccaagttgctcccgatggcaagttagcgccttgcgtggcagctctgctaccactggtgtgtgagtgtgtgtgtgaatgggtgaatgagacacagtgccatttaccatttttaccattttaatattttatctaaTAAAGATATTGTATGTTATCTGACATGAAAATCATACAAATGTAAAAGCTGGGTCTTGTTCTGGACCTAATTCACTTTTAATGCTACATAAAGTCAGAGTTTAAACAGAGACACATCTTTATTGTTTAGATTACAATAAAATAGTTCGTGTACAGTGTGATGTGTGAACAGCAAACAGacgtggtggtgtgtgtgtgtatgttctctctcacactctgatagatgtaaataaatcatataaaacTTTAATCCTTGTCTGGGAATGCACTCACAGCCGCTCTTTAATCAGGACCGTAGGTTCTGAGACGTTGGTGAGAAACAGgtctgtgttttattgtttctgGGACGTTACGGTTTTTTTTCAAGTCTCTGAGGATTGAGGAAATTCCTAACTGTAACAGCATGGCCTAGTTTTAGCACACGGATAGCCAGATTTCTGCAATGCCAAagattaaatgaataattaaagcaCACAAACACCATGTAGAACATCAGTCAACGTCCATCATGTCCAGCGTGTCTCTATATgatctttattaaaaataacccATAGATCACTGGACACCAGCCCTCTTCCTGGAGCTCGACcctcctgcaggtttcatctccaaccataatcaaacacacctgttttagctgatcaagaacttcttaaggcaatgattagatggtcaggtgggaaCGTTATGGTTGGaagtaaagtcttcaggaaggtagctctccaggaacagggttggtgaccactgatctagaGAACAGACAAACAAATGCTTTAATGCCTGAAAAATGAATGACAATGGTCTGAGCTCATCTCTACTGCTCCACCCTCATTAAAGCACCAAGGTCTATGAATATATATGAGTATGCAAATTAGTAAACATCCCCATGTCCTCCTGCTGTCTGTGATAGCCTAATATCATTAACTGAGCTAATAAATACCTCCGCCCCAAATCAGATTTATACAGATGTACTGAGAATGTTTCTGTGTTACATGGAAAAATGtcttaattttaaattaaattcttaTAATTTAAGACAAACACCCTAACTTATATAACCAGAGAAGCAGCCTTTTAAAAGGagttaaacatttaaatgtcacaTCTTTAAATTTTATTGTGTTCTGATTTCACCGGAAAAGATTTGGTAAAGGTATAAAGTCTATGGTTCTAATGTAAAGCTGCGATAAAAACTCTGAGCCACCATCTGATAGAAACTGGAAAATGTTCAGTGGTGTTTGCGTTATTTCtcatactgaacacacactcacactcacacacacactcacacacacacacagacacacccaacATTAAATGGGTAGCAATATGTTTGTTTTACAAACACCAGTGAGGGTTTGGACATCGACGCGACCCACAGTGTTTCGCTGTGTCATGGTTACCGTGGTGACATGGTTGCTATAGTAGCACgacatttatttagctctgtAAGTTGCAGAGCTAAATAAAGCTCTGATAACGATGCTTCCACTCCTATTGTTTAGCACTCAGCTGTAATTCCACACATCATGACATGTGAGCTGCTCTtatgtcaacacacacacacacacacacacacacacgtgggaCATCCTGGTCATACCTGTTGATGACGATTTTCTACATTAGGATAAAATGACTCATTGCTGTGCTGGCGCCCTCTAGCTGTTATATGTAATACTGACCtttgtatcctgtgtttatatatttctgtaaagctgctttgagtccattgttaaaaacgctacataaataaaactgaattgaattgaattttattcTCTTCCTGCAGATCAGCATTTTAGACTCAAAGAGAGGGATGAACATGGGTATTTTCCTCAAACAGTTCAAGAAGTAAGTGTGTGAAAcctcctgtatgtgtgtgtgtgttccttaaGAGGATGAATGTAGATTGTGGATGCTTTTAATCAGACAGGACTTTGTGTCCCTCAGGTCTAATCAGGCTGTAGTGGAAGACATCCGGCTGGGGAACAGTACGCAGTTCCGACTGGAGCCTCTGAAAGAGCTGCTCAAACTGCTGCCTGAGGAAGAAgaggtgaaaaaaaacacaataataataataataataataatgaaaactcACCTCACAGCTGTAAGAGTGTTcgagtaataaaacactttcgtTCTGTTGCTTCCCTGATGTGTAGATCAGAAAGTTGCGGGAATTTAAAGGAGATCCAACAAAGCTCAGCATGGTGGATTCTTTCATGTTTTTGCTGATCCAGGTACCATGGtaagacacacactcacactcctcaTTCACTGTGATGTCTGTGATATTTTGAATGTTCTGTAGCGCCTTACACAGCTTCATGTGTTTAAGGTCAGAAGAGGATCACTGTAACTGTATATGatgctaaaatgaataaatacctGAGTAAAATATAGCAGTGGTAGActctgtgcgcgtgtgtgtgtgcatgtgtgcgcgtgtgtgtgtgtgcgcatgtgtgtgtgttctagttTTGACGTGCGAATCGAGGCCATGGTCCTGCAGGAGGAGTTCTCTCCATCTTGTTCAGCATTGAGTCGAGAGCTTAATATTGTACGCTTGGCCACAGAAGGTAAGACCAGgcaagcgcacacacacgcaaacacatgcacgcacacacacacacacatacacacacacacacaagcatgtacacacacacaagcgtgtgcgcgcatacacacacacacacacacacacacacacacatgcaaacacacacacacaccacacacacacatgcaagcacacgcgcgcacacacacacgagcgtggccacacacacacacacacacacacacacacacacacagatgtccCACATCCACAAATGTAAAGTGATACACAGTGTTGTGTCGAGCCAAACCTCAGATCAATTCCAGTGTGggagaagggtgtgtgtgtgtgagtgtgtgagagaggatgTATATTAATTTTCCAAAATACTTTgcagctatacacacacaccgcacacattgaagaatacataaataattaaattaattaaagaaatattaaaatatggaGATTTttctagatctttttttttgtataatgtatttattattgagacgttaatatatttctcattttgGCAGATGTGATCCAGTGTGTAAAGTTTGTTTTCAGAGATGTCATACAGTCCAAGACTGAGAAATATCACACTGTAGTCCCACATGAGGgatatttacatccagatgtgttTATCTGGCAGATGTTTTTATCCACAGCGAATAATAAATGAGAGGATGTAATCCAGCACAGAGCCGTACTGAGCCAGCACCATTCCTATCaaataatgtcaaataaatgtctctttgCTCATTGAATTTTTGTTAACTTCACTAACAGAGCTAATGACTTGTGAAGAACTTCACGCCATCCTGCACCTAGTCCTCCAAGCTGGAAACATAATGAACCAGGTAAGAAGCACCACACTCCATTGATTGTGGACCATGTGTGTACTCAGATCTGTAAATTCTGTAGAACTCGTTTGATTAATAATGATGAGATGTGAGGAAACTGTTCCTCAGGTCGGCTGGACAAACAGCACAAATGGCCAATGAGGTCTAAAAGCTTTAATCCACTGACATGTTGAGTGATGTGGGATTTCCACAGGGAGGTTACGCAGGAAATGCTGTGGGCTTCAAGCTCTCCTCACTCCTCTCACTAGCAGATACCAAAGCCAACAAACCGGGCATGAACCTGCTCCATTTTGTGGCCTTGGTAAGTGTTTTTGTGAAGTCCTCATTGATCGTTACCTGAAATTCCCAacttttgtttaatattttttcctttcaaaCAGGAAGCACAGAAGAAAGATGAGAATCTGCTGAAGTTCCCAGAGAAGCTAACACATGTACAGAGTGCTGCAAGgtaatgtcagtgtgtgtgtgtgtgtgtgtgtgtgtgtgtgtgtgtgtgtgtgtgtgtgtgtgtgtgtgacattacCATAGTTTGTCTTCTTCCTTATTAAACCCTGAAAGTGGCAGAAGATCCAGACGctagggaagtggtagctcagcgggTAAGATGTTGGACTATTGGTCGGaaagttgtgagttcaaatccctgccaagctgccactgttgggcccatgagcaaggcccttaaccctcaactgctcagatgtaatTGGCTCTGGATAAGAGAGTCTGCCAAACGCTGTAATGTAATCTGCACTGTTCTCATCACCACTGAGTATTGTAGAttaacacacttcctgtctcTGTGCTTTATACCTGTAGGATCTCGGTGGAAAACATCGAATTAGAATTCTCCTCACTCAGTGTCAGGATGCAGGCTCTTGAGGAGAAGATTCAGGATAATGCTGAGCTGCTCCTGCAGTTGAATCCATTTGTGCAGGTTAGGAGTGGCCCAAGTCCACCAATTTGATTACAATTTCAGCACATAAACCTGAGATGAGGATATTTAAGGCATCACATGAGgattaaatgtgaaatatacACATAAGCAAGCCTCTGAATAAAGTGAGGTGGGTTGTCTTACTTCTTTGTTAGTGAtaaatacaggaaaatatggaactgtatttaatatttagtacaTGAAAGATGTTTGCTGATTATAGTTGTGTGATCTGATTTATAACTGAAAGATTATGGTAGCAATCTGACCTAGTGTAGGCATTATGTTTGAGATTTCCCGGCTCatgtttttgtataattgtgGGATTTTATACCCAAATTTCCAGTCAGATGTGGTGTTTGTGAATCTGTTCAGcttatgatttgtttatttgctcatTAGAGTTCAACACAAACTCTTCAGGACCTGAAACAACGCAGGCTGGACCTGCGCAAGGAGGGCAATGTTCTTATTGATTTCTTCTGTGAAGACAAAGACACGTTCAAACTCGACGAGTGCTTCAGGATCTTCCAAGACTTCTGTCTCAAGTTTGAGAAAGCTGTGAAGGTATATACATGATGCCTGATGATGTCCTTCTTATGGCCCAAAAAAGTCTATACAgaatttttacacatttgattgtaacaaacaaaaaaccacaaaTGATTCTAACTACATGAAGTTACAGTTTTTAATTTAGATTCAGTGATGATTTAAGAATCCATGTATAGCTATCCTGCGTAATTGTTTCTCAGAAAGCTACAATGGAAAAATTATCCCTGAAAATTTGTTGTACTTGTAGAAATAATTGCATCATATtgatgtatttgtattcatcttGTCGCCTCTGTCTCTTGGTTAGGATAATCTAGATAGGGAGTTGAAGGAAGCTGCCAGGCAGCAGCGTCTCCGTGAGCTGGAAGAAAGGCGCGTTGCCTGGGCTGCTGCCAGCGGGGATCAGAGCGGCAGTGGTAATTTTGGCCGCAGCAGCAGTGAAAATGATGTGGACATTCTCACCAAAGACGGCCTCCTAGACTTCTTGCTGCATCCCCGACCACACAGTCCCCACAGTCCACTGGAACGCTCTGCAAGTGCCCGCCGTTACCGCCACACAACAACCGAGCGCAACCTCCGTGGCTACCTGGAGCTGTTTTCTGGGTCTCCTGTGGCTGACATCACTAAATTCAGCAGCCTTCCACGGTCAGGACGTCCTCACCAAAGAAGAACCATAGCCTGGCTGACCACAGCAGATGATAACAGAGAGCTGGGGCCTCAAAAGAAACTCAATCATGAGAAGCTGGTAACTTCCCCAACGGCAGAGACTGAACCAATCAGCCCCCTGGCTAGATACTCAGTGTCGAGCTACACTAGGGAGATTGATgtttacagtaataataattctgCAGCTGTTTCTGAAGGTATACATTCTTCTCAGCTAGGTCACAACAGGAACTGGATGGAGAAACATCATGATGTTGGACACATGAATGTTAGTGTAGAAAAACACACATTGGTGTCTGGGCCTCATGCCTTTGAGCTATCAAATccaaaagataataataatagcagttaCACACCACTGGATAACCAAGGAGATCTTGCTGTGACAGATGtagagaaggaaagagacatTCCAAAAACAACTTTTCTAGACACCCCTCCATCTAGTAGGGGATCTGAGGAAGCACCACAATCAGGGCCAGTGTATGACACTAAAATAATTTCtcagagagaggaggaagaggaaaacaGCACTGTCTCCTCAACAACATGTGACACACCTTTGCCTCTTGACCCCTTGTTGTCCAATAAGAAAGCTAATCCTTACATTCTGGACTGCACTGAAACTGATTGCTCTGTTATATTAGACTTCTCAGAACTAGAGAGTACCCCTATTTTTAAAGAAGGGTCTCACCTTGACATAAAACTACAGGACAACAACTTCCAAAATCTCCTTCAAGACCTTAGTTCACTTTCTTCCAACTTTGAGTCTTTGTCCACCAATGATCCATCTGTGTCAGCATCTGCTGATGAACCATTTGAAGGGAAACCAGCAGAAGAGCACCCAATTATTCCATCTGTTACCACAGATGAGGCGGACAGCGACAGCGGTGACATGGCAGAAGGTAGAAAGGTGGGTGAGAAAGCAGTGCAGATATGTAGTCCCAAACCAGCCAACCTGAAAACTAAGATACCATCTAAACCTGCTGCCACTCGAAGAGAACGTCCTGCAAGAACCCTTACGCCAACTGAGACCAGACACTTGCGCAAAGTGGTACCAATCACCAAGGCAAGTCGTTCTGGCAGCAATGCTAAGAGAGTAGAGAAATCTTTTGTGCATAAGAACACAGAACCAAGACGTCCACTACGTGACCAGAGCATGCCTGCAAGAAAGGGTGACAAGCAGGGTAGACCAGCTCGCCATTCTAGCCTTCCTCCAGAGTCCAAGGCAGAAAGAGGTACAACCACAAGTGTTGCAGGTTCTCAGCTGGCTCAAGATCCCACTCCACACAGGCCTTCCATAAAGAAACCAACTGCCAAACCTGTCCGCAATATCCCCAGACCTCCAGTAGAAGAGAAAATGTGTCGCTCTACCATGAGAGCCTTGGCACAGGCTCAGGCTGTATCTGATGCTAGTGCTCCTCAAACACCAACCCATGCCCGGAAGTCTGCCTCAGCTCTGCCAAGCTTTGCTCGCAACACTGTTGCTTTCTCTTCTAGAACCACAAAGGACTTGGCCACACAGCCTGTACCAGGGACTCTGTTAAAGAGCTCAACCTTATCGAGAACTTCCTCGCTGAAGGTGCCTTCTGGAAGTAAGGCAAACTCTGTATCTAGTGGACACTCTGCCCAGGGTGAACCAGCTGGATCTTTAAGGAGGGTTCAGAGTGTCCGGGCCTCTGGTCGAATCACTTTACAGACGGACACACCCCCACCACAGACTGGGCAGGAGCAATCCCGAAAGGGTAGCAGTTTCTCAGAGAAATCCTTCCTGATAAGAGACTCCACCAGTGGCAGGATTCTCAAGCCCATTTGGAAGTAGAATAGATGGACAAAAAGACATTACGATCTCAcacacttacatttttttttgttcatcatCTAAGAC
This genomic interval carries:
- the fhdc1 gene encoding FH2 domain-containing protein 1 isoform X1 yields the protein MASGKASIGLTNESLVPESPSSPEPSTSCVPDPKHEQRSHLNLLTEAAPTAPPPPPLPPPPPPEALTTPTHPHGSRKKRRVRSFYWKPIPEEKVRGKPNIWTLADRQQHYQIDVRSVEELFGQQEEVRTQSASRNPRIGTCRGSFKESKDEISILDSKRGMNMGIFLKQFKKSNQAVVEDIRLGNSTQFRLEPLKELLKLLPEEEEIRKLREFKGDPTKLSMVDSFMFLLIQVPCFDVRIEAMVLQEEFSPSCSALSRELNIVRLATEELMTCEELHAILHLVLQAGNIMNQGGYAGNAVGFKLSSLLSLADTKANKPGMNLLHFVALEAQKKDENLLKFPEKLTHVQSAARISVENIELEFSSLSVRMQALEEKIQDNAELLLQLNPFVQSSTQTLQDLKQRRLDLRKEGNVLIDFFCEDKDTFKLDECFRIFQDFCLKFEKAVKDNLDRELKEAARQQRLRELEERRVAWAAASGDQSGSGNFGRSSSENDVDILTKDGLLDFLLHPRPHSPHSPLERSASARRYRHTTTERNLRGYLELFSGSPVADITKFSSLPRSGRPHQRRTIAWLTTADDNRELGPQKKLNHEKLVTSPTAETEPISPLARYSVSSYTREIDVYSNNNSAAVSEGIHSSQLGHNRNWMEKHHDVGHMNVSVEKHTLVSGPHAFELSNPKDNNNSSYTPLDNQGDLAVTDVEKERDIPKTTFLDTPPSSRGSEEAPQSGPVYDTKIISQREEEEENSTVSSTTCDTPLPLDPLLSNKKANPYILDCTETDCSVILDFSELESTPIFKEGSHLDIKLQDNNFQNLLQDLSSLSSNFESLSTNDPSVSASADEPFEGKPAEEHPIIPSVTTDEADSDSGDMAEGRKVGEKAVQICSPKPANLKTKIPSKPAATRRERPARTLTPTETRHLRKVVPITKASRSGSNAKRVEKSFVHKNTEPRRPLRDQSMPARKGDKQGRPARHSSLPPESKAERGTTTSVAGSQLAQDPTPHRPSIKKPTAKPVRNIPRPPVEEKMCRSTMRALAQAQAVSDASAPQTPTHARKSASALPSFARNTVAFSSRTTKDLATQPVPGTLLKSSTLSRTSSLKVPSGSKANSVSSGHSAQGEPAGSLRRVQSVRASGRITLQTDTPPPQTGQEQSRKGSSFSEKSFLIRDSTSGRILKPIWK
- the fhdc1 gene encoding FH2 domain-containing protein 1 isoform X2; this encodes MNMGIFLKQFKKSNQAVVEDIRLGNSTQFRLEPLKELLKLLPEEEEIRKLREFKGDPTKLSMVDSFMFLLIQVPCFDVRIEAMVLQEEFSPSCSALSRELNIVRLATEELMTCEELHAILHLVLQAGNIMNQGGYAGNAVGFKLSSLLSLADTKANKPGMNLLHFVALEAQKKDENLLKFPEKLTHVQSAARISVENIELEFSSLSVRMQALEEKIQDNAELLLQLNPFVQSSTQTLQDLKQRRLDLRKEGNVLIDFFCEDKDTFKLDECFRIFQDFCLKFEKAVKDNLDRELKEAARQQRLRELEERRVAWAAASGDQSGSGNFGRSSSENDVDILTKDGLLDFLLHPRPHSPHSPLERSASARRYRHTTTERNLRGYLELFSGSPVADITKFSSLPRSGRPHQRRTIAWLTTADDNRELGPQKKLNHEKLVTSPTAETEPISPLARYSVSSYTREIDVYSNNNSAAVSEGIHSSQLGHNRNWMEKHHDVGHMNVSVEKHTLVSGPHAFELSNPKDNNNSSYTPLDNQGDLAVTDVEKERDIPKTTFLDTPPSSRGSEEAPQSGPVYDTKIISQREEEEENSTVSSTTCDTPLPLDPLLSNKKANPYILDCTETDCSVILDFSELESTPIFKEGSHLDIKLQDNNFQNLLQDLSSLSSNFESLSTNDPSVSASADEPFEGKPAEEHPIIPSVTTDEADSDSGDMAEGRKVGEKAVQICSPKPANLKTKIPSKPAATRRERPARTLTPTETRHLRKVVPITKASRSGSNAKRVEKSFVHKNTEPRRPLRDQSMPARKGDKQGRPARHSSLPPESKAERGTTTSVAGSQLAQDPTPHRPSIKKPTAKPVRNIPRPPVEEKMCRSTMRALAQAQAVSDASAPQTPTHARKSASALPSFARNTVAFSSRTTKDLATQPVPGTLLKSSTLSRTSSLKVPSGSKANSVSSGHSAQGEPAGSLRRVQSVRASGRITLQTDTPPPQTGQEQSRKGSSFSEKSFLIRDSTSGRILKPIWK